Sequence from the Notolabrus celidotus isolate fNotCel1 chromosome 14, fNotCel1.pri, whole genome shotgun sequence genome:
TTTAACAAgtataacagtttttttttttgtataataacatttaaataactCAGATAATGTTATATGTGGCCAACAATTACAGTCAGAGGTAAATATTATAACATTTCATTGTTATTGATGCGAGAGGATCGTAATATTCCTGCATGAACTGTCTACTTGAATTTGCACACTGGTGATACAATATTATGCAGGCTCCCTTTAAGTGTGCACACTGCTAGATGCAAGTAGTAACATTCATGCACACATATTTATCTGACAGATATTTGTTTAAGATTATGCACTAACAGcttacagagacacacaaacactcaacaaGCAGAGTGATGTCAGCACTCAGCTCACCAAGCGTCAAACACTGTCCCGGAAATGTGATTGAAGAGGTCTTGAATGAGTCAGTGATTGGGTCACCAGAGAGCCGCATCTCATTCGGATACAAGTGTCCCGCCTCGGGCTCTGATAGAAACGAGGCGCTGAAAGGAGGAAATATCAAGAATATGCTGCTAGAGGAGAGAAATATggaggaaagagggatagaaaagGAATCAAAGGGGGAAGCGAGAGATGGATTCATCTTCTGTGtgagatgagtgtgtgtgtgagacacacacacacagtggatgTCTTGATTTGGCAGGGCTTCACATCTGCAGCAGTGGCATCTTGTTTGGGagatgaaagaggagaaaatagtTTTGGGGAGATGTTTTAAAGAGCACGGGGAGGAGCACTAACACAGGCTGGCTTTTATTGGACTCAATGTGACTCATCTTCCTCCACCCTGTAGATAAACTCACGTGTGTGTACTCGGTAATGTCTCCAAGTTTACACAGTCACACATACAAAGGAGGGAAAGGTTATGAGACACTGTTTAGCAGCCTGTCTCACTTTGTTACCTTTGTGAAAATACCAGGAAAATACGCAGGACTATATTAAACTATTTCTGAATTCAAGGCACACAAAgcttctctgtttgttaaaaTGTGCTGATGACTTTTAGGTCATAAGTGATTGGGGGAAGCAGATTAAGCCATCCGACCGATCTCTGGAGTCGTCAACAGCTTTACAGAGTCAGTTTTTCAGTAATGAATGAGAGAGATGCACCGCCACAGCACCGccccaaaacaaaatgagattAAAACACTCATATGAGGTGACACTGTGACCCTTTGCTGAGTCATCTGACTTTTTCCTTTAGTCCTTCACCTGCACTGATGAAACTCTCACAGTTAACTTTTAGAAGTATTTTCACgacttttcttttaatttcatCCTCAGTTGGCCTTTAAAGTCCTGTTTTAAAGCCACATTCTTATGTTCCAAGGGTAAATTCTTAATCTGTGGTTGTTAGAAGAATCttcaaattcatttttaataacTGCATTGAGCTGCAGGGATAAGTCGATCAGTCAATTGGTTAAACAACacatatcatttatttataatgctGCTTTGATTAAaatttttgtcttgttttttcagCAAAATGCCAAAGTGCCGATACCAGCTCTGTGTATGTGGGGAAACTTTGCAGATCACACCTCAGATGAATCAGATCATCTTTTGATCTTGACTAAACAAGAGCAAGCATTAGCTCTAGGAAGTTCTAAGAGATTTGTTTCTGTTATATTCTGATATTTCAAGGACAAAATAGTCAATAGAttagaaaaaaagttgtgtGCACGCACATAAAAAACCACAATGATGTCGAATTGCATCCTTGAACCACAACAAGCTTAATTCAGTCTTTAACCTGGAAGATAGAAGCAGCTCCACTTTTCATTTCACCTCTTTCACCCCTATCTCAAACCCTCGTGGAAACGCCTCAGCAGGTCTAACCTTTCCTGAATGACTGTTGCCATGGCGACTCCATCCGCCTCACGCACTGTCTTGTGACCTCTCCATGAAAGGGGTTTTGACACTCTGACCACCTGTGAGATTAGTTTCAAACTGTCGTACTTTGATGTGAAATGACGCGTTAAACATGTCTCGTTCTCTTTGGTTTCTCCCTCGCTCCGCCCTTCTCAGGGAGCATCAGCCTTGTTCGACATGATCGAGTACTACGAGTCAGCCACCCATCTCAACATCTCGTTCAACAAGCACATCGGCACGAGGGGATGGCAGGCCGCTGCTCACATGATGAGAAAGGTGAGAGGTCTAACACCGCCCTGCAGTGGGAAATATTGTGTGCAGAGAAACATGAGGAAAGGgttctgttattattttttgataCACAAAACTCACCATTCTAgagaacaataacaataaactttatttatataacacttttcaaaagagggtaacaaagtgctttatgaattaaaaaataagagaagacaaaacaaaagagaaacgTGAGGaatacaatgttttattttatttaaaaattaaaacagaacagCAGGAGTAAACAGTAAAAAGATAGATCACAAAAGATGAGGAGGTattaaacaagttaaaaaagcttaaaaaacaatagaataaaaagaaatgaaacaatgtaaGAAGAATAAAACCAAGCCTGCCTTAAAATGTGAGAAACTTAAACAAAAATAGATGTGTTATAGAAAAATGTAGTCATAAATATTGAACtgtaaaacagatttattacttatcaataaaaaaaactctatcAGTATTCATAGACCTGTCCTGAGTCTGACCCTGAGGTTCAAGGTTACATTTATAGTCTTACACTTCATGTATTGAAGAAAGCTCAGTGTACCTTCAGTGCTATGATTTAAACAGAAGGgaaagaaacttaaaaaaataagatagaagataagataaaaaaaagacatgaggaGTCTCGCTATAAGCAGCACAGTAATCTCTGAGCTGTTCAGGGCTGCTGCTGTCTTCTGTCAGCGCCCAGATACGCAGGTCGTCCCTTCCTCACTTGTTCTTCCAAAGTGTTGCAGTGCCCTTTAGAGTGTACTTTACGTCAGTCATCACTTTTTAGTGCAAGGAATACAAATAGGTTTGCTGGGTAAACACATAAAGACATCAACTTTTGAGTGATATTTGTGGAACAAAAACTCATGAATACAAACATCTGCTGGTTAGCTTCAACAATTTTGTTATCAAACACAAAAATAGAAGCACATTTTAGGTGCTTAAACTCATTTTTTTATTCCACAATCACAGAAAGTGTTCAACTGGATCTAATGTCAAattaagaaatgaaaaaatcaCTCATTTTTATTACGTTACTAGTTGTTGGAGTTTGTACTTTTCATTGGCCTCCCGCTCCTGGCAGTGTTTCTGTAGTGTGTTACGCTAATCTGTTTGCATAGCCTCAAATTACTTTTCAGACTTCATTATTAACATTTTGCCCTATTATGAGAGCTTGTTTATTACTCGCAATCCTTGAGGGAACATAACACATTCTTAATCACAGTTGCAAATGATAACATTCAAATTAACGTATGAGCAACACAGCCCTCTTCTTATCACATCTATGACTATGTGAAAACCTCATTCGTCATCCAATCAGTACGTGAATCAAAAGGAATCCCCCTGTCTGCAAACATGCAGCGTCTGAAGATTAATGAGAAGCTGCCGAGAGACGCCGAACTAATGTTGAAGCTCGGAGATTGTTTGTGTAGGAGCTTGTCAATAAAAAGTCAGAGCAGCTCATTTCAGGGAAGCACCATGAATCTAAACACACTGATGCTTTGACAAGCGTGTGTCCTTGAATCCCTGAGGTCAGGCCTGGAATAAATCACATGAAAACCAATATTGACAAGATGTGTACACGACGTTTACATCTTCTCATTTGAGAATAATATTTAGAATGGAGCTCTTAGCTGGAGTTTCCCATCACATTGCTACAGCAGCCATCCTCAGGGGTggcaaaaatataataataatgcctTTATTAtagcattgtttttatttcactcactaactttattttttatcacaaCGATAAGGACTTATTTCATACAATTAGTGATTTTTCATGCATCTGTAGTCTGAGCTGCCGAATAAGTTGCATCTCTTTTTGTGTCTTCCCCTCAGACAAGCTCTCTGCAGTACCTGGATGCACGTAACACCCCTCTGCTGGATCACTCTGCTCCCTTTGTTGCACGAGCGCTCAGGATCAGCGGCAGCCTGGCAGTCCTCCACCTGGAGAACGCTGGCCTCTCTGGCAGACCTCTCATGTTACTGGGTAAGAGGTGGAAAGATAGGAGAGCCCTGCCTAAAGTCTCTGACTATCATAACCTCTGAATAAAATCCTCTACCCCTGAcagtttgtgtttcctcttgCACTCACATCCCTTTATTTACCTCTTCTTCTGTAAAGCTACGGCTCTGAAGATGAATATGAACCTGCGGGAGCTGTACCTGGCAGACAACAAGCTCAACGGTTTGCAGGACTCGGCCCAACTTGGCAACTTGCTCAAGTTTAACTACAACATTCAGATCCTGGACCTGCGCAACAACCACATCCTGGACTCAGGTAGAGGACAGAGATAAAGCACTAACAAATACAGTAACACAATGATTTTATAATCTCCTGTTATCTCCAGGTGGAAGAGCTTTGTTAGGAATATTTGCGTAACATACATACTGCAGAATGATACATCGAAAGCTTGTTAAAAAGTCTGTTCTGAAATGTCAacgtaaaaaaagaaaagtggactTGGAAGATTTAGAAATACAAAAACCTACATCTTCTTTCCCCCAAGTACATTATGGGCTTTTTGTTTTGCTACTCATACTGTATTACTTCTACTTATGTTTATAAGTAGTTGCCTAATAACAAATCTAACTCTAGGTTTTTATGATAAATGAGACGGCAACACCTTTGGCCTGTTAGAGACGTCTTATTTCATACGGCAAGAAATCTCTTCTTACTGTAAACGCTTCACAGAAAATGATGTCCTCTTGCTAATAGGGAGTGCAGAATATGCTATttgtaataaaatcaacaaagagaGAAGATACAAACAAACCTCCCTAATTACATTTTAGTtcacagttgttgttttttttcttaagagATATTTGATGTTAAGAACTAATGTACtaactctgtctgtgtttgtgatcaCAGGTCTGGCCTACGTGTGTGAAGGACTGAAAGAACAGAGGAAGGGCCTTGTCACTTTGGTGCTATGGAACAACCAGCTCACGCACAATGGCATGGGATACCTAGCTGCTGCActggtacacaaacacacactcagactatAAAAgcagtctgcacacacacttatcAGATGTTTTATAAGGAAAAGATTGGCCGTGTGTGTTCTGTAACGGCTCCAAAAAGGTGCATTCACAGGCTTCCTCGTTATCAGCTCTACTTTCACCAGCTGCATTACTGAAGTCATGCACAAATCCAGACATTAGGTATCAAAATACAAGTTTTTTAATATGCATTATTCTGAAATCATCCACTTTGACTACTTTTGACCTATTTACTactatatgaatataaatattccCTTAAGTCTTAACTTAATGTGCATCCTCACGGTCTCTATTTCATATTTGCTGCATGCTTCATGCAGTGGTATTCATGCAGCATGTTTCCTTGTGAATACTTAACACCATTGTGTAAGTGAGAGATTATATTTTTGACACTACAAGGAAGTCCCTTATTATACACCTGACATTCTGTACAGTCATATCCCTCCCAGAGAGCACGTTTCCCTCTCTTCAGCTTGGTCTCGTTTCAGATAGTTCACCCCTCAAGACATTTTCTCATGTCTGCTGCAGAGTGATAATGCATAACTGTCACACTCATTGTTCTCTTACTGTTTAAATGTTGACTCTGCTGAGTCATTACAGTTGCAGCCTTATCAAACCAAGATAAACTTTTTCCTGCTTTGACAGTTTGAACATTTTCTGCAAGAATGATATTCCATTAGCAGCTTATGCAGATGAAAATAATGCAGAGGTATTTAATTTGTGTCACTCATCCTGCAAGTTAAACAATCACCAGGACTTTAAGGAGAGTGGACGGTACGTACTGATcagaaaaggaaacattttaagtgtttaaagcattttttaGACGTGCACTCTTAACATTTTCGACAATTTTTCAGGCGCTCTGTCCATGAAATTTTGAAAGTGAAGTTTCTCTTTCACACGTCCTTCACAgcaggaggcaggacatgacatcaaagcACGCTGCAGGAGCCACAGAGCAATGTTCACAACGTGACTGCAGACGATGCTATGATGAGTGTTTTTGCATTCATATCAATGCACCAGACAAACAGACGGATGTGCAGTCATCTTcactgttctttgttttgaaagtgAATCTCCCTCCTCAGCCTTCATGCTACTTACCCAGTAATATGAGTGGACTACAGACATGTTATTATCCAACCTGTTACGTGCTGCTCTTTCAGTTTTGCAGGGCTGGCTGGAAAAAAGTCCTGGTAAACACAGGAGGAAAATATGAGCTGTTAGCgatcacacatgcagctcaccggagttttgtgcatgtgttgaTACAGCTTTAGATTCGGAAAGAGTCATGGAATAGATCAGTCCTCTTGTTTTTTGAGAACACATGATGCCTCTGCTTTTGGATTATAAgaagatgtattttttatttttttttatctcttccaAGAAATCTCTGTGATGTTGGTTTTATCAGAGGCTTGGGAGATGTGACTGGAAACACAAGAATGGCTTTAAAGCCCCAATCACACtgataaaaaacacatcacatgGCTGTCCTGGCTGCTGATTCCTAACACTGGAGATAATCACAGCGTACTGGATTAGTACAACACAATGAGACGGTTATGTGGGATATTTAACAGTAACCAATGCCAGGTAGAAGAAGCATGTGCACAGACGAAATCAAAGGAGAATTAGAGAAATTAGTATTAGAGTATACTACTATAGACAGAAAGCTACTATATAAACATGTACTGTTGTTGTTTCTAAGGAGAAGAAAATAGCATATATTTTACAGTCTGCTTGGAACAACTGGCTTGAGTTGTAATCAAGAGGAGCCATGAACGTGATGAAACACTCTCTGATTTTTAAACATAATGCTAGCAGTATGTATCATGCCTTTACTGAAGTGTAGATAAAGGTTAGCTCTTAAAATCAAACAGTGTGGATCTACTGCTGCACTCTCCCACAGCTTTAAGACAAACTCCTTTGTTTTAAACCACAGTCACTCAaagcctcttcctctgtttttctctcccccCTTCAGCCGTGCACCCAGAGTCTGGAGACTTTGAACCTCGGCCATAACTCGGTGGGCAATGAGGGAGTCCACAAGCTGAAAGACGGTCTGATTTCCAACCGCTCTGTACTCAGACTGGGCCTCGCTTCCACCAAACTGTCCTGTGAAGGTGAGCAGCCAGCACTTGTGTGTACCCTCTGCTTCAGCTGGTCGTGTTCCTATCTTGAATTTTTCATCCcgtctgtctctttctgtcccCTGTGCTTTAGGAGCGGTGGCCGTGGCTGAATTCATCGCTGAGAGCCCCCGGCTGTTGCGTCTCGACCTTCGAGAGAATGAGATCAAGACAGGCGGACTGATGGCTCTGTCGCTCGCTCTGAAAGTCAACACCTCTCTGCTGCGTCTAGACCTGGACCGGGAGCCCAAGAAAGAAACTGTGAGTGTGggaacaggagagaggagaggccaAACGTAGTTCAAAATGTGAACCACATGGGGGTGTCTATTACTTTTAGCATTTGTTGccatctatttttctttttgtcaagaaatatttttaaagctccaaACCAACAAAGAATTGATCTAACTAGCAAAGATCATATTTAGTCAAAGCTTGGTTCAATTGTCAATAACACATCAGCAAAAGATATCATTCCACTGGATGAAAACTGTTGTTAAATATGGATGCCAAAGTTTAGATTGAGACCAAAATGCAGAGGAATAAACACAACAGAGCTGCAAAGAATACTCTTTAGAATATAGATGATTCCCCCCAGGCAATATGATAATaacttatatttatataacacctttgaaaacaaatgtttacttaGTGTTtcgacaaacaaagcatggcagaGTTCAGGAGGAAGAcagaataaacctttaacagacagagaggaatgaAGACATTCtaacaatacaaaaaacagaatacaaagtGAAAGGTTCCATCCAATCACTTTtatagaggttaaaaaaaaagcactaaAGGGCAATTAAAAGGTTTTAGGaagaagatgacatcacatcagagaaaatggaaaaagatggattaagaacattaaaataagtggaaaaggaaataatacaacaataaataatcaaataatatcaaattagttaaatcaaattaattaattaattaattgaaaaaattaaaaggTGAAGTAACATAAAATGAAGTCTCAAGAAGAGATGTCACTGACAGGAGCACTGACAGGAAAGGAACTATTATCTCCTAACTGTAATACATTTCTTAAAAATGGAAGTGCCCGATGTTTCAGAAATCCTCTAACATTATTTGAATAAATGATACCAGAGACTGTGACATTCATATGTTCATATACACTCGTATGTATGCATCTTATAAGTGGTTGATAATTTCACATGTACAGAACATACATGTGAAATTATCAACTGATTAAAGGAGGCCATTTTTTGAATGCTTATTCATAGAAATTATTGAGTGTAAtctttatttaatgttattattgATGTGAAAAAGTATTGACACCCTAAAACACCTCTCTTCTTCTTATCATAAAGCAGAGATCTAATATATAACCTGTGTTACCACAACGCTCTTCCTTTGTTGTTTTATCCACTTACACAACAGTTAGGTTCACAAAACACAATGACACAGCATATCTTTTAGATGACTTTGCATACGGTAACCCCAAGATAACAAGACACGTTTTGACTCCTTATAAATatgtaactgtttttttaatagaaaGGAAGTAGGATGAACTTTCTAgtctttggttttgtttcttttattagattggttaaaaataaatacatgttagaGGAAGCCTTGACCATATTTATGATTTTTCAGGGGACTTAAGGTCTCATAATATAGCTGCCAGGTAGAAGACAGGAAATGATGGAAGACAGGCCATCTAGCTGACCCCAGCTCCAGCTATTTAAAGAAAACTGCGTTATTGAATATAACTGACTAAAGCAGCAGAGTTGACTCAAAGTTATTGTAGGACATGCTTTGATTTAGTTCTGTTTATTTTAGTATTCTTGTGGTTTGTGGTACGTGTTTAAGACCTTTTCTTTGCCTCTCAGGTGAAGAGCTTCATTGAAACCCAGCGTGCTCTGCTGACAGAGATACAGAACGGCTGCAAGAGAAACTTCATCTTTGCGAAGGAGAAGGAAGAAACGGAGCAGAAGATGAGGCAGTCTGCATCCATGGCTGAAATCGCCACAGAGGACGGGActagagaagaagaggaggagccagcagcagaggagaaagacaaagcaaaggggaaagagggagaagcaacagcaacagcaagtGAAGAACAGACAAGCAGCCAGTCAGGAGAGACCTCTGAACCTAGCGTCCCTCAGATTCACCTGGAGTCAGActcagacacagaggaggaggaggaggaggaggtcgtaACAAagtcttcttctcttttaaaCTCCTCCACTCACTCGAACCAGACTGCTCCTGAAATCCAGACCGCAGCCGTGCAGCCTCTCCTCAGTGCCTCAAGTACGCCCTCGCCCCCACCTGTCGGGGGGTCGAATGTCATTCCAGGCATCAAAGTTCCAGAATCCACAGCTCCTCCCAGCAGCCCTCAATCTCCTGGTCGCTGTATATCCGTGTCTAGTCCTGGGAGGGGTCACAAAATCTTCATGGTGACCCGAGTGGAGAGCCcgcctgagcagcagcagcagcagctccagctgcAGAGAAGTGCACCAAAAGAGGCCTCAAAGAAGCCCGCAGACGTGAACACACAGCCAACACAACCACCGCCCTCATCTCAAACACAACTGAcacaggaggaggtgaaggagagctCCCCTGCTCCATCATTAGACTGTAAAGTGACAGAGCAGAGTCCTGTAGCACACTCAGAGTCTGCACTAAATtccacacagacccacacattAGAGCCCCAGTCTAACAGTCCACCCACAGAGGATGTGACAGCTAGCACTTTAGACCCAGAGGTGACAGATCCAAGTCCAGCCCTGCATTCAAATGTCCCGTCTGAGCAGCTCACAGAGGAGGGAACAGAGAGCAATAAAAGACCCCAAACTGAGCCTACtttagaggaagaaaagaagcaaggggaggaggaaggtgtAGAAGATGAGGGACATGTGATGTCCCCTAATAGCGAAGTAGAAGAGAGTAAACAGTTAGATGAACTCAACACTAGtatctctgcagcagaaacacagcagcCATTGTTAGCATCTACTGCAGAACAGCTACAGAACGAGCTAGCGTCTGCCTCAGAGGAGACTCAGTCACTGAACCAAACAGCAGAAGAAGTAAAAGAGTCACTTCCACTGCAGGGAAAGCATGAAGCACCAGCCGACTTGTTGGAAAATGAAAAACCAAGTTTAACAGAGGAAGAGTGCATTCCACCAAGCCAAGAGGAGCCGTGTCCAAAGCAGcaaacagaggcagaaaacCAGGAAGAAGAGCTTGTTCTGTCTGCGCACACTGATCAACAAACACCATCTGTCACTCAAGAGGGAGCTCAGGAGTCAGATCTTCAAGGAGGTGAAGCCTCAGAGAGTCCCGAACCTGCACCGGTCAAAGAAGAGGAGTCACCTGACGAGAGCTCTGCAGACGAGGGGGAGTGTTTCTCTGAGGCTCATGAGGAGGATGTGGTCGCCTCATCTCTGCCCAACGGCCTGAAGCCTGAGTTCTCCCTCCATCTGCTCGAAGCTGAGAGCCCCAAACCCGGCAGCTGTGTGATGGAGCACGGTAAGTCGCTGTTGTTACTCACTGAATCGTAAATAAAAATGGTGGAGAAGTTTGTGGGTGTGAAGATCTTGTTTGGTGATTCTACTTATGTGTCACTCATGTAGTGAGCGTCAGCTGTGGACAGGATCTGGAGGAACTGCTGCTAGAAGCCAGTTTGGAGGCGGGGAGGGATGCACCATGAGGAGTAAGGTAAACATACATGTCCTTTTATTTTCCAGTTTCTGACAGTTTTATAACATCACCTGTCATTGAGTAAAGTATGttaggcagcaggtgaagataTTTTCTTCACCTGCTGCTAGAGTTGTTGTGTCCGAAGCAGGAAAAATCGCTGAGCTCAGGGATTTGAGCAACTTTGACATTTGCCAAACTGTGATGGCTAGACTGCTAGGTCAGTGCATCTCCAGATCTGCAGCtcttgtgagttttttttcccagaCTGCAGTGAAATAGTGGTTCTAgtaatgaaaaacactgaacctGCAACAGAGTCGTGGGCAGCCAAGGTTCATCAATGTGCGTGGGGAGCAAAAGCAGGCCTGTGTGGTCTGATCCAACTGAAGAGCTCCTGGAGCCCTAACTGCTGaatgctggttctgatagaaaggTGTCAGAGTAAACAgtgcatcacagtttgttgctTACAGGGCTTTGTTGCTGCAGACTGATCAGAGCACCTGTGCTGACACCTGTCCATCACTAGTACCCCTTTTTGACCGAAtcagtttcagggctggtttggagccggtgctcaattgagaaccagtttttcgtgttttgactgagtgaaccggctccaactctttgctggtctagaaccgggAACCGCTTACGTAAGGGCCGAGGGGTAGGGGGccgggttgccgtgatcaaaaatacaaaccaaacatgtttccaattattaaaaagaacaaatttaaaagagactaatggcttccaaggcaaagcagtggtcaggCCAACGAGACAAGCTGccattgtccgccatcgttgttgctGTGAGAGAAAGTTCACACTAgctctgctgggaaaagcggtcacgtaaatctgacgtcatgacgtgcctcttccatggGCTCGagtgggtggaaaaacaaactgggtGCCATGTTGGTTCaagagttcaaccagctccgaacccgAGCGTgcaccagcccagaaatacaacccggttcacgttggtcgaaaagaggtatgaAAGATCCTTTAGCAACGGAACTTGACCTCGGAGCAATAGAAGAAGATGGCAATAACAAGATCAAGGCGTTAGCTTGGTCCCCaaatctgatccatggaggccccACCTCACAACCTCCAAAACTTAAAGGATCTGCCGCTTATGACTTGGCACCAGATACAGCACACTGTCAGAGGTCTAGTGGAGTCCatgtctcatcaggtcagggCCTACACATATTAGGCAGATGGTTGTAAAGTTATGGCTGATTGCTGTATATTTGCATGAGCAGATCAAGCATGCCCCATTTACTGAGGCTACAGTGGCCGCAGCAGTTGCTAGTTCAACTCCTGGCCCCttcccctttcctgcatgtcatcccccactctctactcccaccgtttcctgcctctcttcagatgtcctatctaataaatgaaaaaagtacCCTTAAAAAAAGAGCTGTAGTGGCGACAGACACAACTGTGCCCTCAGGTTGAGCTAAAGATGGATGTTATATAAATACCTGGAGAGGTTTGTGTGAAGGATTTCTACTAAACAGTGACGGTTAATTAGATTTTCTCCTCGAGTTGTGATGTATGAATGCTCTCTGCTACATTTAGGACTAATCTTTGTCTGTGCTTCTTTCACAGGGACCGTGACGACAGGAAAA
This genomic interval carries:
- the ppp1r37 gene encoding protein phosphatase 1 regulatory subunit 37, yielding MNIEEQCLDVCNVKTKSNVDDDHNTTNSTEGVTPRISELMTDANTEIQNTVPTEVSETYLMPQLTDNLQAAEQDNQQAQETLQIDEVNGNTKGSNKDTPAVVNPTDLIFSNDEQHKDNIEVETIKEEKDGEPAEFAGDDGGDMDIGVDLSLDESGVLDPEPTDNSVFLDNTLDSESKLDVPAGSTAESPSDADLSSSTEAAPTDQAGLYPTVEEGDDIHRQSGKRVTFPSDADIVSGAVEPKDPWRHAQNVTVEEILSSYKQACQKLNCKPIPKVLKQIQELKDLTQRNECLDLKGEKLDYKACESLEEILKRVQFKVIDLEQTNLDEDGASALFDMIEYYESATHLNISFNKHIGTRGWQAAAHMMRKTSSLQYLDARNTPLLDHSAPFVARALRISGSLAVLHLENAGLSGRPLMLLATALKMNMNLRELYLADNKLNGLQDSAQLGNLLKFNYNIQILDLRNNHILDSGLAYVCEGLKEQRKGLVTLVLWNNQLTHNGMGYLAAALPCTQSLETLNLGHNSVGNEGVHKLKDGLISNRSVLRLGLASTKLSCEGAVAVAEFIAESPRLLRLDLRENEIKTGGLMALSLALKVNTSLLRLDLDREPKKETVKSFIETQRALLTEIQNGCKRNFIFAKEKEETEQKMRQSASMAEIATEDGTREEEEEPAAEEKDKAKGKEGEATATASEEQTSSQSGETSEPSVPQIHLESDSDTEEEEEEEVVTKSSSLLNSSTHSNQTAPEIQTAAVQPLLSASSTPSPPPVGGSNVIPGIKVPESTAPPSSPQSPGRCISVSSPGRGHKIFMVTRVESPPEQQQQQLQLQRSAPKEASKKPADVNTQPTQPPPSSQTQLTQEEVKESSPAPSLDCKVTEQSPVAHSESALNSTQTHTLEPQSNSPPTEDVTASTLDPEVTDPSPALHSNVPSEQLTEEGTESNKRPQTEPTLEEEKKQGEEEGVEDEGHVMSPNSEVEESKQLDELNTSISAAETQQPLLASTAEQLQNELASASEETQSLNQTAEEVKESLPLQGKHEAPADLLENEKPSLTEEECIPPSQEEPCPKQQTEAENQEEELVLSAHTDQQTPSVTQEGAQESDLQGGEASESPEPAPVKEEESPDESSADEGECFSEAHEEDVVASSLPNGLKPEFSLHLLEAESPKPGSCVMEHVSVSCGQDLEELLLEASLEAGRDAP